Proteins found in one Misgurnus anguillicaudatus chromosome 3, ASM2758022v2, whole genome shotgun sequence genomic segment:
- the LOC129445404 gene encoding uncharacterized protein yields MESVSSLKMLAVLALVLLVSSVNEGRILTKCELKAQLEAAQFQVVKTMGKDKTVEDLIAKLVCNVENVSGLNTSLITSIQINPEEIRPPVRPPFQYPPHPKAEEPKEKDDGKMKEEHIIPVQPQRSPKGRPERSLPEGTIIPNVTEAGKKLMLMWHRGLYPKKSPVDSSGSHSEESSEESGSGDSSEEKLDDVITHNLFGIFQLSDRVACDSGSNRTLNLCGLECSALVDDDITDDVVCLKTLGEIAGTFNGFGPKKKFVAKMMAMLSVKECRSITPTKYFAEC; encoded by the exons ATGGAGAGCGTTTCCTCACTGAAGATGTTGGCAGTTTTGGCTTTAGTTTTGCTGGTGTCCAGTGTGAATGAAGGACGGATTCTGACTAAATGTGAATTGAAGGCACAGCTTGAAGCCGCTCAGTTTCAGGTTGTTAAGACCATGGGAAAAGATAAGACTGTGGAAGATCTCATCGCCAAAT TGGTTTGTAATGTGGAAAACGTTTCGGGATTAAACACCAGCCTTATCACCAGCATTCAGATCAACCCAGAGGAGATCAGACCTCCTGTCAGACCCCCATTCCAATACCCTCCCCATCCAAAAGCCGAAGAACCTAAAGAAAAAGATGATGGGAAAATGAAAGAGGAACACATCATTCCTGTCCAACCGCAAAGAAGTCCCAAGGGACGACCGGAAAGATCTCTTCCTGAGGGAACGATCATTCCCAATGTTACAGAAGCAGGAAAGAAGCTCATGTTGATGTGGCACCGTGGTCTTTATCCAAAAAAGTCCCCCGTTGACTCATCTGGAAGTCATTCAGAGGAGTCGTCCGAAGAGAGCGGATCCGGAGACAGCTCGGAGGAGAAGCTTGATGACGTCATCACACATAACCTGTTCGGCATCTTCCAGCTCAGCGATCGCGTGGCCTGCGATTCTGGATCCAACAGAACCCTGAACCTCTGTGGTCTGGAGTGCAGTG CTCTCGTTGATGATGACATCACTGATGATGTTGTCTGCTTGAAGACTTTGGGAGAAATTGCTGGCACTTT CAATGGCTTTGGTCCCAAAAAGAAATTTGTTGCTAAGAT GATGGCAATGCTGTCAGTAAAAGAGTGTCGCTCTATCACTCCCACTAAATACTTTGCTGAATGTTGA